One segment of Chthonomonadales bacterium DNA contains the following:
- a CDS encoding TlpA family protein disulfide reductase: MVRRGIVLVLVVVVALAVAYATRAGQGSPRRALPAGEPAADAGSLVSAEDLQDLGPAPDIAIKTPSGVRRLSSLRGKVVLVDFWGTWCGPCIESIPIVQRTYERFSQQGLEVLGVALEHDDGRQVPRFVKAMHMTYPAGVPVSPAPVKLYVQRNGIPFMALIDRGGTIRWTEGGYNPTIAERLPALVGMLVREPAPPSSASLVEPRSG, encoded by the coding sequence ATGGTGCGAAGAGGGATCGTGCTCGTTCTGGTGGTGGTGGTCGCCCTGGCGGTCGCCTACGCGACGCGCGCGGGCCAGGGGAGCCCCCGCCGGGCGCTCCCGGCCGGCGAGCCGGCGGCCGACGCTGGCTCGCTCGTCAGCGCGGAGGACCTCCAGGACCTGGGGCCCGCGCCGGACATCGCCATCAAGACACCCTCCGGCGTCCGGCGCCTCTCCAGCCTGCGCGGCAAGGTGGTGCTCGTGGACTTCTGGGGGACCTGGTGCGGGCCCTGCATCGAGTCGATCCCGATCGTGCAGCGCACGTACGAGAGGTTCAGCCAACAGGGCCTCGAGGTTCTGGGCGTCGCCCTCGAGCACGACGACGGCCGCCAGGTGCCGCGCTTCGTGAAGGCCATGCATATGACCTACCCGGCCGGCGTGCCCGTCTCGCCGGCGCCCGTCAAGCTCTACGTTCAGCGCAACGGCATCCCCTTCATGGCGCTGATCGACCGCGGCGGGACCATCCGCTGGACGGAGGGCGGCTACAACCCGACGATCGCCGAGCGCCTGCCGGCCCTCGTGGGGATGCTCGTGCGCGAGCCGGCGCCGCCGAGCTCGGCGAGCTTAGTCGAGCCGCGCTCGGGATGA
- a CDS encoding NAD/NADP octopine/nopaline dehydrogenase family protein, translating into MARPPLVAHNGLSQTHRLRLGARPASPVGAEAGPGAASVAHRPRAKERTCVQPTLTEKPVFAVLGAGNGGMAMAGHLALMGFEVRLFNRSPERLIPVRQRGGVQIVAAEGCSVPSGEADIPLTTTDIREALDGADIVMVVVPAPGHAFMAEQCAPHVRPGQCIVLHPGRTGGALEFHHVLGEHGVRDVVVAEAQTLLYACRVTNPAQVRVFGFKNSVPLAAIPAHRTPEVVRALQPAYREFVPGDNVMKTSLDNIGAIFHPAVSVLNSARIESTRGDFEYYIDGITRSTSLILEALDAERVAVGAAMGFHCMTAREWLYVAYGAVGKTLFEAIRANQGYYGIRAPNHVDHRYIWEDVPMSLVPIASLGEMFGVACPTMRGIIHMASLLHERDYWREGRTVDRMGLAGMSLSRIRMLVLEGGREEPGASGEPAQGAGAERRTVDGLTTASA; encoded by the coding sequence ATGGCGCGGCCTCCCCTCGTGGCGCACAATGGGTTATCGCAAACGCACCGATTGCGCCTCGGCGCCAGACCGGCCTCTCCGGTCGGCGCCGAGGCCGGCCCGGGCGCCGCGAGCGTGGCGCACAGGCCACGAGCGAAGGAGCGAACCTGCGTGCAACCGACCCTGACCGAGAAGCCCGTGTTCGCCGTGCTGGGCGCTGGCAACGGCGGCATGGCGATGGCCGGACACCTCGCCCTGATGGGCTTCGAGGTCCGGCTGTTCAACCGCAGCCCGGAGCGCCTGATCCCGGTACGCCAGCGCGGCGGCGTGCAGATCGTCGCGGCGGAGGGCTGCTCGGTGCCGAGCGGCGAGGCGGACATCCCCCTCACCACCACCGACATCCGCGAAGCGCTGGACGGGGCCGACATCGTGATGGTCGTCGTCCCGGCGCCCGGGCACGCCTTCATGGCCGAGCAGTGCGCGCCGCACGTGCGGCCCGGCCAGTGCATCGTGCTGCATCCCGGACGCACGGGGGGCGCCCTGGAGTTTCACCACGTCCTTGGCGAGCACGGCGTGCGCGACGTGGTGGTGGCCGAGGCGCAGACGCTGCTCTACGCCTGCCGCGTGACGAACCCGGCCCAGGTGCGCGTCTTCGGCTTCAAGAACAGCGTCCCGCTGGCCGCCATTCCCGCCCACCGCACGCCGGAGGTGGTGCGGGCGCTCCAGCCAGCCTACCGCGAGTTCGTGCCGGGCGACAACGTGATGAAGACGAGCCTGGACAACATCGGCGCCATCTTCCACCCGGCCGTCAGCGTCCTCAACAGCGCGCGAATCGAGAGCACCCGCGGCGACTTCGAGTACTACATCGACGGCATCACGCGCTCGACCTCGCTAATCCTGGAGGCGCTGGACGCCGAGCGCGTGGCGGTCGGCGCGGCCATGGGCTTCCACTGCATGACGGCGCGCGAGTGGCTGTACGTGGCCTACGGCGCCGTCGGCAAGACCCTGTTCGAGGCCATCCGGGCCAACCAGGGATACTACGGGATCCGCGCGCCCAACCACGTGGACCATCGGTACATCTGGGAGGACGTGCCGATGAGCCTGGTGCCGATCGCCTCGCTCGGAGAGATGTTCGGCGTGGCCTGTCCCACCATGCGGGGCATCATCCACATGGCCAGCCTGCTGCACGAGCGCGACTACTGGCGCGAGGGCCGCACCGTCGACCGAATGGGCCTTGCCGGCATGTCTCTCTCGCGCATCCGCATGCTGGTGCTGGAGGGCGGACGTGAAGAGCCCGGCGCCTCGGGCGAGCCGGCGCAGGGCGCCGGGGCGGAGAGGAGGACCGTCGATGGCCTTACCACTGCGTCCGCATGA
- a CDS encoding response regulator transcription factor codes for MEKDDAIRVLVVDDHPVVREGLAALVMRRPDLTVVGEAADGAEALEMYGRLAPDVTLMDLRMPRMDGVEATMAIRSEHPDARILVLTTYDGDADVFRALQAGAMGYLLKDAGRDELVSAIRALSEGRRVVPPEVAARLAEHVSRPRLTERELTVLRLVAEGKSNRAIAQELFVAEGTVKSHVNSILLKLSVSDRTQAATEAIRRGIIHAD; via the coding sequence ATGGAGAAGGACGACGCGATCCGCGTGCTCGTGGTGGACGACCACCCGGTGGTGCGGGAGGGGCTGGCCGCGCTGGTCATGCGGCGGCCGGACCTGACGGTGGTGGGCGAGGCGGCCGACGGCGCCGAGGCCCTCGAGATGTACGGCCGCCTCGCCCCGGACGTGACCCTCATGGACCTGCGAATGCCGCGCATGGACGGCGTGGAGGCCACCATGGCGATCCGTAGCGAGCATCCGGACGCGCGGATCCTGGTTCTCACCACCTACGACGGCGACGCGGACGTCTTCCGCGCGCTCCAGGCCGGCGCCATGGGCTACCTGCTCAAGGACGCCGGGCGCGACGAGCTCGTCTCGGCCATCCGCGCCCTGAGCGAGGGCCGCCGCGTCGTGCCGCCCGAGGTCGCCGCCCGCCTGGCCGAGCACGTGAGCCGGCCGCGGCTCACGGAGCGTGAGCTGACGGTGCTGCGGCTGGTTGCCGAGGGCAAGAGCAACCGGGCCATCGCCCAGGAGCTGTTCGTGGCCGAAGGCACCGTCAAGAGCCACGTCAACAGCATCCTTCTGAAGCTCTCGGTCAGCGACCGCACCCAGGCCGCCACCGAGGCTATCCGCCGCGGCATCATCCACGCGGACTGA
- a CDS encoding GAF domain-containing sensor histidine kinase, protein MDPARRADSPRASARSATAAGVAAYGVALASTAAAFAVSLLLRRFLGDTPSLLFVVAVLLSAWHGGLLPALAATALSALAINVSFAAPHDAIDLSAEGLVRLAAFVVVAVAVSSLTAARRRAADALASMNERLETRVAERTEEIERARQALERHAARQAAVARLGQSGLAGEEPGELARAAAEEATTGLRADGAEALFVDPRTGRVVLGAQAGRPRRPDGLDTPEAAEALAALGEGAAARAPGDAALPGWLDEAGMGTGLWVPLRGARVHGCLGVYRADAAPLDDAETAFLEALANVVATAADRLAADAAIRGQAIALVETTTALAAEPDLEGYLGTALDACAAQLEPCSATLWLAEGGALAEAPAAARVAAAGDRQAPHGAGDRGAEVARQRALLLAAWGRAREADRPFALTADDVGEGGLVVPMRIGENLLGAICVAPAPGRTYRREETDLAQALAQQATLAVHMARLNRRGREAAVLEERNRMAREIHDTLAQGLTGILLQLEAAEEAVADDPRETGRRIGRARELARESLAGARRSVWALRPRALERSGLAEALARLVATASHGARLRVTFAESGSRRELPPDVEDDLLRIAQEALSNALRHAGATTVRLELRYETAGTVLRVRDDGRGFDAERAGGGSRFGLVGMRERARRIGADFQLRTAPGNGAEIAVRVPLAREREG, encoded by the coding sequence ATGGACCCCGCGCGCCGCGCCGATAGCCCGCGGGCCTCCGCGCGCTCCGCCACGGCCGCGGGCGTCGCCGCCTATGGCGTGGCCCTCGCGTCCACCGCGGCCGCCTTCGCCGTCTCGCTCCTGCTGCGCCGCTTCCTGGGCGACACGCCCTCGCTTCTCTTCGTCGTCGCTGTCCTGCTCAGCGCCTGGCACGGGGGCCTGCTGCCAGCGCTGGCGGCCACCGCCCTCTCGGCGCTGGCCATCAACGTCAGTTTCGCCGCGCCGCACGACGCCATCGACCTGAGCGCCGAGGGCCTGGTGCGCCTCGCCGCGTTCGTGGTGGTGGCCGTGGCGGTCAGCTCGCTGACGGCGGCGCGCCGGCGCGCCGCCGACGCGCTCGCGAGCATGAACGAACGGCTGGAGACGCGCGTCGCCGAGCGCACGGAGGAGATCGAGCGTGCCCGCCAGGCGCTGGAGCGCCACGCCGCGCGGCAGGCCGCCGTCGCGCGGCTCGGGCAGAGCGGGCTTGCCGGGGAGGAGCCGGGCGAACTGGCGCGCGCGGCCGCGGAGGAGGCGACCACTGGCCTGCGCGCCGACGGGGCCGAGGCGCTCTTCGTCGATCCGCGCACGGGCCGAGTGGTCCTCGGCGCGCAGGCGGGGCGCCCCCGTCGACCCGACGGGCTCGACACCCCGGAGGCTGCGGAGGCGCTCGCCGCCCTCGGCGAGGGCGCGGCCGCGCGAGCACCCGGGGACGCAGCGCTGCCGGGATGGCTCGACGAGGCCGGCATGGGCACGGGCCTGTGGGTGCCGCTGCGCGGCGCGCGCGTACACGGCTGCCTGGGCGTCTACCGCGCGGACGCCGCGCCCCTGGACGACGCCGAGACCGCGTTTCTGGAGGCCCTCGCCAACGTGGTGGCCACCGCCGCCGACCGCCTGGCCGCCGACGCGGCGATCCGGGGCCAGGCCATCGCCCTCGTGGAGACGACGACCGCGCTCGCCGCCGAACCCGACCTGGAGGGCTACCTGGGCACGGCGCTGGACGCCTGCGCTGCGCAACTGGAGCCCTGTTCCGCCACGCTCTGGCTGGCGGAGGGCGGCGCGCTCGCGGAGGCCCCGGCCGCGGCCCGCGTCGCCGCGGCCGGCGACCGCCAGGCACCCCACGGAGCTGGCGACCGCGGAGCGGAGGTGGCCCGGCAACGCGCGCTGCTCCTGGCCGCGTGGGGCCGTGCACGGGAGGCGGACCGCCCCTTCGCCCTCACCGCTGACGATGTGGGCGAGGGCGGCCTGGTGGTGCCGATGCGCATCGGTGAGAACCTGCTCGGGGCCATCTGTGTGGCGCCGGCGCCCGGCCGCACGTACCGGCGCGAGGAGACGGACCTGGCGCAGGCGCTCGCGCAGCAGGCGACGCTGGCCGTGCACATGGCGCGACTGAACCGTCGCGGGCGCGAGGCCGCCGTGCTGGAGGAGCGCAACCGCATGGCCCGCGAGATCCACGACACGCTCGCACAGGGCCTCACCGGGATCCTGCTCCAGCTCGAAGCCGCCGAGGAGGCCGTGGCGGACGACCCTCGGGAGACCGGGCGCAGGATCGGGCGCGCGCGGGAGCTCGCCCGCGAGAGCCTCGCCGGCGCGCGGCGCTCGGTGTGGGCGCTGCGGCCCCGGGCGCTGGAGCGATCCGGGCTTGCGGAGGCGCTGGCGCGGCTGGTCGCCACGGCGAGCCACGGCGCGCGCTTGCGCGTCACCTTCGCGGAGAGCGGCTCCCGCCGGGAGCTGCCGCCGGACGTGGAGGACGACCTGCTGCGCATCGCGCAAGAGGCGTTGAGCAATGCGCTGCGCCATGCCGGGGCCACCACCGTGCGGTTGGAGCTTCGCTATGAGACGGCCGGAACGGTGCTGCGCGTGCGCGACGACGGCCGCGGTTTCGACGCCGAGCGAGCGGGCGGCGGCTCGCGCTTCGGCCTGGTGGGAATGCGCGAGCGGGCGCGCCGAATCGGCGCAGACTTCCAGCTCCGCACGGCGCCGGGCAACGGCGCCGAGATCGCGGTGCGCGTCCCGCTCGCGCGCGAGCGGGAGGGCTAG
- a CDS encoding cobalamin-binding protein encodes MALPLRPHEVFGLVKPAVDAHTLGVRAAQQLLEECGYRAVVGGERVAEAADEPSLPGSAETLERWVRSERITRLGFSYRLDPDEGAEKLGRVLHGLAERGLLAEQGGPVGAVFFAGLPPACERVAREHAGRVEVFAGDETPGETLRKLGVPAERVPADMAEHVAYDEDRMAFARGLLAAEKPHAARPVDRAGYPEFGTGRDSAVARIADAAERGLPPLMRAHVGPYLPDREAAVALFLDWTRRLAESGYLDVLSIGSSQLTQSSFGEEWGERPNGGGVPINSEAEYAAVREAARPMLTRTYAGTRDVPGLARVHERALNIAWHALSLWWFSRIDGRGPNDVRRNLTEHLETLRFIARTGKPFEPNIPHHFAFRGADDVTYVVSAVLAARAAKAAGVRHMFLQNMLNTPRPTWGVQDLARSRAMLRLTRELEDGAFRVYLETRAGLDYLSHDLDLARAQLAAVSAMMDDIEPDNPASPAIVHVVSYSEGSRLADPAVVDESVRITRAAIDEYRRLRAAGQMPHMGRHPEVMARTETLVRDARAVLREIDSSIAAPASAAGLYMIFAAGFLPVPDLWACRGEFPHAVAWRTRFSRGGVRVVDERGEPVGAAERAAAAGEIARGERSALGAAGGGRR; translated from the coding sequence ATGGCCTTACCACTGCGTCCGCATGAGGTCTTCGGCCTGGTGAAGCCCGCCGTCGACGCCCACACGCTGGGCGTACGCGCCGCTCAACAGCTTCTCGAGGAGTGCGGCTACCGCGCCGTCGTGGGCGGCGAGCGCGTGGCCGAGGCGGCCGACGAGCCGTCACTGCCCGGCAGCGCCGAGACGCTGGAGCGCTGGGTGCGCTCCGAGCGCATCACGCGTCTGGGCTTCAGCTACCGGCTGGATCCGGACGAAGGGGCCGAGAAGCTCGGGCGAGTTCTGCACGGACTGGCCGAGCGCGGGCTCCTGGCGGAGCAGGGCGGCCCGGTGGGCGCCGTCTTCTTCGCCGGACTGCCGCCGGCCTGCGAGCGGGTGGCGCGCGAGCACGCCGGGCGCGTGGAGGTGTTCGCCGGCGACGAGACGCCGGGGGAGACCCTGCGCAAGCTGGGCGTGCCGGCCGAGCGCGTGCCCGCCGACATGGCGGAGCATGTGGCCTACGACGAGGACCGGATGGCCTTCGCGCGGGGCCTTCTGGCCGCCGAGAAGCCGCACGCCGCGCGGCCTGTCGACCGCGCCGGCTACCCGGAGTTCGGCACGGGCCGCGACTCGGCCGTCGCCCGCATTGCGGACGCCGCGGAGCGCGGCCTGCCTCCGCTGATGCGCGCCCACGTGGGGCCCTATCTGCCGGACCGCGAGGCCGCCGTCGCCCTCTTCCTGGACTGGACGCGGCGCCTGGCCGAGAGCGGCTACCTGGACGTGCTCTCCATCGGGAGCTCGCAGCTCACCCAGTCGAGCTTCGGCGAGGAATGGGGCGAGCGCCCGAACGGCGGCGGCGTGCCCATCAACTCGGAGGCCGAGTACGCCGCCGTGCGCGAGGCCGCGCGGCCGATGCTGACGCGGACCTACGCCGGCACTCGCGACGTGCCCGGCCTGGCCCGGGTGCACGAGCGCGCGCTCAACATCGCCTGGCACGCGCTCTCGCTCTGGTGGTTCTCGCGCATCGACGGCCGCGGCCCCAACGACGTGCGCCGCAACCTGACGGAGCACCTGGAGACGCTGCGCTTCATTGCGCGGACCGGCAAGCCGTTCGAGCCGAACATCCCGCACCACTTCGCCTTTCGCGGGGCCGATGATGTGACGTATGTGGTCTCGGCCGTGCTGGCCGCGCGCGCTGCGAAGGCGGCCGGCGTGCGCCACATGTTCCTGCAGAACATGCTCAACACCCCACGGCCGACCTGGGGCGTTCAGGACCTGGCCCGGTCGCGGGCCATGCTACGCCTGACGCGCGAGCTGGAGGATGGCGCCTTCCGCGTCTACCTGGAGACCCGCGCCGGCCTGGACTACCTATCGCACGACCTGGACCTGGCGCGCGCGCAGCTCGCCGCCGTGAGCGCGATGATGGACGACATCGAGCCAGACAACCCGGCCAGCCCCGCCATCGTGCACGTGGTCAGCTACTCAGAGGGTTCCCGTCTCGCGGACCCGGCCGTCGTGGACGAGAGTGTGCGTATCACCCGTGCGGCCATCGACGAGTACCGCCGCCTACGCGCGGCCGGCCAGATGCCGCACATGGGCCGTCATCCGGAGGTCATGGCGCGCACCGAGACGCTGGTCCGCGACGCTCGGGCTGTGCTGCGCGAGATCGATTCATCGATCGCCGCGCCGGCCAGCGCGGCGGGGCTCTACATGATCTTCGCCGCCGGCTTCCTGCCGGTGCCGGACCTCTGGGCCTGTCGCGGGGAGTTCCCGCACGCCGTGGCCTGGCGCACGCGCTTCTCGCGCGGCGGAGTCCGCGTGGTGGACGAGCGCGGGGAGCCGGTCGGCGCCGCCGAGCGTGCCGCCGCCGCGGGCGAGATCGCCCGCGGTGAGCGGAGCGCCCTGGGCGCGGCCGGCGGCGGGCGCAGGTAG
- the asnB gene encoding asparagine synthase (glutamine-hydrolyzing), with protein MCGIVGACGTDGMKAVEEMLDAVGHRGPDGRGTCINGRYALGHTRLAIVDIAGGAQPMHDDRTNADIAYNGEIYNHRGLRRLLPCHEFRTNSDTETLLALEGSGLERAAWLRGIEGMFAFAIASPKGILLARDPLGIKPLYIGRRGKRLVFASEIKAIARAADTIAAFPPGHVYSSGQGAQPYFELAPGPPEVRSPEAARRGVLRRLVRSVRASMTADVPVGAFLSGGLDSSLIASIATKLQRGLHTFAVGVEGSRDLEYARRMAGFLHTRHHERTFTTEEALRALPEVIYALESFDCALVRSAVPSYFLAGLASRFVKVALSGEGADELFAGYDYLRPMPPRELGQELAHITRELHNTNLQRCDRMGMAHGLEVRVPFLDDPELLRFAFSLSTDVKMRGSRRISKWVLRLAARGLVPREIACRPKEKFALGAGIAEHLARHAESSIGDTAFEAEREVGDGFVLRSKEELLYYRIFRRQFPTEKVLPLIGRSRSL; from the coding sequence ATGTGTGGGATCGTGGGAGCGTGCGGAACCGACGGCATGAAGGCCGTCGAGGAGATGCTCGACGCCGTGGGACACCGGGGCCCCGATGGACGCGGGACCTGCATCAACGGCCGCTACGCTCTCGGGCACACTCGCCTGGCGATCGTCGACATCGCGGGCGGGGCACAGCCGATGCACGACGACCGAACGAACGCCGACATCGCCTACAACGGCGAGATCTACAACCACCGGGGCCTGCGCAGACTCCTGCCGTGCCATGAGTTCCGCACCAACAGCGACACGGAGACGCTGCTGGCGCTCGAGGGCTCCGGACTGGAGCGGGCCGCGTGGCTACGCGGGATCGAGGGTATGTTCGCGTTCGCCATCGCCTCGCCGAAGGGCATCCTGCTGGCACGCGACCCGCTGGGCATCAAGCCGCTCTACATCGGGCGGCGGGGCAAGCGGCTGGTCTTCGCGTCGGAGATCAAGGCGATCGCGCGCGCGGCCGACACCATCGCGGCGTTCCCGCCGGGCCACGTCTACAGCAGCGGGCAGGGCGCGCAGCCCTACTTCGAGCTGGCGCCGGGGCCGCCGGAGGTTCGCTCGCCGGAGGCGGCGCGCCGGGGCGTGCTACGGCGTCTGGTCCGATCGGTGCGAGCCAGCATGACGGCGGACGTGCCGGTGGGAGCGTTTCTGAGCGGCGGGCTGGACAGCAGCCTGATCGCTTCCATCGCCACGAAGCTCCAGCGCGGCCTGCACACCTTCGCGGTCGGGGTCGAGGGATCGCGCGACCTGGAGTATGCCCGGCGCATGGCGGGGTTCCTGCACACCCGGCACCACGAGCGGACCTTCACGACCGAGGAGGCGCTGCGGGCGCTCCCCGAGGTCATCTATGCGCTCGAGTCGTTCGACTGCGCGCTCGTGCGCAGCGCCGTGCCGAGCTACTTCCTGGCAGGCCTGGCGAGCCGGTTCGTGAAGGTTGCGCTCTCCGGCGAGGGCGCCGACGAGCTCTTCGCGGGTTACGACTACCTGCGCCCCATGCCGCCGCGTGAGTTGGGCCAGGAGCTGGCGCACATCACGCGGGAACTGCACAACACGAACCTGCAGCGCTGCGACCGCATGGGAATGGCGCACGGGCTCGAGGTCCGCGTGCCGTTCCTGGACGACCCGGAGCTGCTGCGCTTCGCCTTCAGTCTCTCCACCGACGTGAAGATGCGCGGCTCGCGGCGCATCAGCAAGTGGGTACTGCGCCTGGCGGCGCGGGGCCTGGTGCCGCGCGAGATCGCGTGCCGGCCGAAGGAGAAGTTTGCGCTGGGCGCCGGCATCGCCGAGCATCTTGCGCGCCACGCCGAGTCGAGCATCGGCGACACGGCCTTCGAGGCCGAGCGCGAGGTCGGCGATGGGTTCGTGCTGCGCTCCAAGGAGGAGCTGCTCTACTACCGCATCTTCCGGCGCCAGTTCCCGACCGAGAAGGTGCTGCCTTTGATCGGCCGCAGCCGCAGCCTGTGA